The Cygnus atratus isolate AKBS03 ecotype Queensland, Australia chromosome 2, CAtr_DNAZoo_HiC_assembly, whole genome shotgun sequence genome window below encodes:
- the TGS1 gene encoding LOW QUALITY PROTEIN: trimethylguanosine synthase (The sequence of the model RefSeq protein was modified relative to this genomic sequence to represent the inferred CDS: inserted 1 base in 1 codon), translated as MVQDPRGXLVAGLLLRAGPAGGIVCLCSRAFVEDRKLYKLGLKGFYVKDDNDCTGEEQASEEENRCPNVAFKVDSNHALDLEEVELDSEAELMKSMGLPLHFGGQSAHRDFVATEKYRKRSNMKIMKKKKKKKELQQKHKDKMGQECQDQANGDHKQSISDDPALATEQSGKSSKTEIVSEGNCGSSETLANEALPSELKDKWEKYWSEYGEGLLWQSWLEKHKEASLPEATTASEPWNSPDTKEEWEQHYSELYWYYWEQFQYWTSQGWTTESSHNDSMEVHGVTQEADLSGKKDLVSLEAERSEVLSLELSPSHTRSEETLTSSAEPHNEIISGICNLNLNLDKVEQSSAPLAVTHKDPQEHGSSNSECQCLCASSQKEPCDGGTRKRSASCENRSINQSGSQGSCNSCSSNDKEQLLLRDTNEDEEEEEPPENRVAKVKRTHELDVDENPVEDPEETCSILGFKCGTGQKYDGIPDFTHRSVQYLEKKAKLKSKFLDMRKPRKSKNTHIFFTEEPETSSQKNKTLKKVEEFLKQVNKPVEEAASQKASPQDKVEGSSTSSDSEDQESVTATRSVRFNIQNPEPLPSSVGGGEPGTSKPEEEAMVTTANGADCQGTGKLECGSGRELVPLDIPDYLREETEDLSPVVDEKGTAKKKEKRRKRKNKIALGSIPAEIAADPELVKYWAQRYRLFSRFDEGIKLDREGWFSVTPEKIAEHIAVRVAQAFNCDTIVDAFCGVGGNAIQFALTSKRVIAIDIDPEKLSLARSNAEVYGVADKIEFVCGDFMVLAADLKADVVFLSPPWGGPDYATAEIFDIQTMICPDGFEIFRLSKKITNNIVYFLPRNADINQIASLAGPGGKVEVEQNFLNNKLKTITAYFGDLIRHDLT; from the exons GGGAAGAACAAGCATCTGAGGAGGAAAACCGTTGTCCCAATGTGGCGTTCAAGGTGGACAGTAATCATGCTCTGGACCTGGAAGAAGTTGAGCTAGACTCAGAGGCTGAGCTTATGAAGAGTATGGGATTGCCTCTTCACTTTGGTGGACAGTCAGCTCACAGGGACTTTGTG gcaacagaaaaatatagaaagagaAGTAACATGAagattatgaaaaagaaaaagaagaaaaaggaattacaGCAAAAACACAAGGATAAAATGGGGCAGGAATGCCAGGATCAAGCTAATGGTGATCACAAGCAGTCCATCTCTGATGACCCAGCCCTAGCTACAGAGCAAAGTGGGAAgagcagcaaaactgaaattgtAAGTGAAGGGAACTGTGGAAGTTCAGAAACTCTTGCTAATGAGGCCTTACCCAGTGAACTTAAAGACAAATGGGAGAAGTACTGGAGCGAGTACGGAGAGGGCCTTCTTTGGCAAAGCTGGCTGGAGAAGCATAAAGAGGCCTCATTACCTGAGGCCACAACAGCCTCTGAGCCTTGGAATAGTCCAGACACCAAGGAGGAGTGGGAGCAGCATTACAGCGAACTGTACTGGTATTACTGGGAACAGTTTCAGTACTGGACAAGTCAAGGATGGACTACAGAGAGCTCACACAATGACAGCATGGAAGTTCACGGGGTAACGCAGGAGGCAGATCTGTCAGGAAAAAAGGACCTTGTTAGCCTGGAGGCTGAACGCAGTGAAGTGCTGAGCTTGGAGCTGTCTCCCTCTCACACCAGAAGTGAGGAAACACTCACTTCAAGTGCTGAGCCCCATAATGAGATAATCTCTGGGATCTGtaatttaaatctaaatttGGACAAAgtagagcagagcagtgcacCTCTAGCAGTAACCCACAAAGACCCTCAAGAGCACGGTTCCTCTAACAGTGAATGCCAGTGTCTTTGTGCTTCAAGCCAGAAAGAGCCCTGTGATGGAGGAACCAGGAAAAGGAGTGCATCTTGTGAAAATAGAAGTATTAACCAGTCAG GTTCACAGGGGTCGTGTAACTCATGTAGTTCAAATGACAAAGAACAGTTGCTGCTTCGTGACACaaatgaagatgaagaagaagaagagccTCCTGAAAACAGAGTTGCCAAAGTTAAGAGAAC CCATGAACTGGACGTGGATGAGAATCCGGTGGAAGATCCTGAGGAAACCTGTTCTATTTTGGGTTTCAAGTGTGGCACAGGACAAAA gtaTGATGGAATTCCAGATTTTACCCACCGAAGTGTGCAGTacttggagaaaaaagcaaaactcaagTCCAAATTTTTGGACATGCGTAAACCAAGGAAGAGTAAGAACACACACATCTTCTTTACAGAAGAACCTGAAACGTCttcccaaaaaaataaaactctgaagAAG GTGGAAGAGTTCTTGAAGCAGGTTAACAAACCTGTTGAGGAAGCCGCGTCCCAGAAGGCCTCTCCTCAGGATAAAGTGGAGGGGTCGTCCACAAGCAGCGACTCGGAGGATCAGGAAAGCGTTACCGCCACACGGAGCGTGAGATTCAACATTCAAAACCCTGAGCCCCTGCCTTCCAGCGTGGGTGGTGGTGAGCCTGGGACAAGTAAGCCTGAAGAGGAAGCGATGGTCACAACAGCAAACGGTGCAGATTGCCAGGGCACGGGGAAGCTGGAGTGTGGCTCTGGAAGGGAGCTTGTCCCTCTGGACATACCAGATTATCTCCGGGAAGAAACAGAGGATTTGAGCCCAG TTGTAGATGAAAAAGGTACTgcaaagaagaaggagaaaagaaggaaaagaaagaataaaattgcGTTGGGATCTATACCTGCTGAGATTGCTGCAGATCCTGAGCTAGTCAAGTACTGGGCACAACGTTACAGACTGTTCTCTCGGTTTGATGAGGGGATTAAACTAGACAGAG AGGGCTGGTTTTCGGTTACTCCTGAGAAGATTGCTGAGCATATTGCAGTCCGTGTTGCCCAGGCGTTCAACTGTGATACGATAGTGGATGCGTTCTGTGGGGTTGGAGGAAATGCTATTCAGTTTGCTTTGACCTCGAAAAGAG TGATCGCTATTGATATTGATCCTGAGAAACTCAGCCTTGCACGCAGCAATGCCGAGGTGTATGGTGTGGCCGACAAGATCGAATTTGTGTGCGGAGACTTCATGGTGCTGGCTGCTGACCTGAAAGCTGATGTTGTGTTCCTCAGCCCTCCCTGGGGCGGGCCTGACTATGCCACCGCTGAAATCTTCGATATCCAAACGATGATCTGCCCAGATGG atttgaaattttcagGCTCTCCAAGAAGATCACCAACAACATTGTGTATTTTCTACCTCGCAACGCTGACATTAACCAG attgcTTCTTTGGCGGGGCCAGGAGGGAAAGTTGAAGTAGAACAAAATTTTCTCAATAACAAACTGAAGACAATAACAGCTTATTTTGGTGATCTAATAAGGCATGACCTCACCTGA